In Oharaeibacter diazotrophicus, the genomic window GCGCCGGAGACGCCGAGGAAGGACAGGCCCGAGGCCGTCACCACGAAGGTGACCACCGCCGCCTCGCGCTCCTCGTTCGCCGCCATCGCGGCGGACAGCGACGCGCCGAACGCCCCGAGCAGGGCGAGGCCCGCCACCGCCTCGATCAGCACCGGCGGCGAGGCGGCGATGAAGGCCGTCGCCGCGCCGGAGACGAGGCCGAGCACGACGTAGGCGACGCCGCAGACCACCGCCGCCCACCAGCGCCGAGACGGGTCCGGGTGGGCGTCGGGGCCGGCGCAGAGCGCCGCGGTGATCGCCGCGAGGTTGACCGCGTGGCCGCCGAAGGGCGCGGCCAGCAGCGTGAACAGGCCGGTGCCGCGCAGGAGCGGCCCGAGGTCGGGCCGGTAGCCGTTGACGTTCAGCACCGCCATGCCCGGGATGTTCTGCGAGGCCATGGTGACGATGAACAGCGGCACCGCGATGCCCACCAGCGCCGACACCGACAGCGTCGGCACCGTGAACACCGGATGTGGCGCGAGGCCGGCGACCACGCCGGCCGGCATCGTCGTCGTCGCCGCGATCGCGACCACCGCCACGATCACCGCCGCAGGCACTGCCAGCACCCGCTTCCAGCGCGCCACCAGCGCCCAGACCGCGACGATCACGAGGCCGAGCACCGGCTCGGCCGCCACAGCCTTCACCGGCTTCAGGCAGAGCCCGAGCAGCACGCCGGCGAGCATGGCGTTGGCGAGCGGCGCCGGGATCGCGGCGACGGCGCGCCCGAGCGGCTTCCAGAGGCCGGCGACCACGATCGCCGCGCCGACGACCAGGAACGCCCCGACCGCCGCCGGGAAGCCGCCGTCGACCGCGCCGGCGGTGGCGAGCAGCGCCGCGCCCGGCGTCGACCACGCCACGCTGATCGGCATCCGGAAGCGGACGCTGAGCAGGATGCCGGAGAGGCCCATGGCGACCGCGAGCGCCATCAGGCCCGACGCCGCCTCGGCCGGGCTGGCGCCGACCGCCACGAGACCGTTGACGCAGACGGCGAAGGAACTGGCGAAACCGACGAAGGCGGCGAGCAGACCCGCCGACGTCGCCTGCACGGAGAAGGACCGCAGCACTCTGTTCGACACCCGCTGGAGGAGGGAGGCCGGACCCTAGCCCGGCTCCCGCCGCCGCGTAACCCCCTCGTGGCGCAGCTTCAACTCTCGTCCTTCTTCGCCGCGGCCGGCAGCTTCGGCACCGCCTTCAGATAGGCCGCGATCGCCGCGATGTCCTCGGGCGGCAGCTTGGAGATGTTCTCCTGCACCTCGACCATCGAGCCGCCGAAGCTGTCGTAGTCCGGCTTGAAGCCGGTCGAGAGCGCGTTGACGATGTCGTCCTCGCTCCAGTCGGCGATGCCGCCCTCGCCGCCGGTGATGTTGGGGATGACGCCCTTGCCCTCCGGATTGGGCGCGCCGGCGAGCCACTTGGAACGGTCGAGACCGCCGGCCGGCGAGCGGCTGGTGTGGCACTCGCCGCAGTGGCCGGGCCCCTCGACCAGATACTGCCCGCGCTTCACGGCGTCCGAGGCGTCGGCCGGCAGCGCCACCACCGGGGCGGGGTCGAGGTAGAGCAGCTTCCAGAGGCCGAGGCCGCGGCGGACGTTGAACGGGAAGCCGAGCTCGTGGTCCGGCACCGCGTTCGCCACCTTCGGCAGGCTGCGCAGGTAGCCGTCGAGGTCGATCAGGTCCTCGGTCCGCATGTGGGTGTAGGAGGCGTAGGGGAAGGCGGGATAGAGGTGCTCGCCCTCGTCGTCGACGCCGTTCTTCATGGCGCCCACGAAGGCCGCCGTCGACCAGCCGCCGATGCCGGTGGCCTCGTCGGGCGAGATGTTCGGCACGTGGAACTTGCCGAAGGGCGTCGCCAGCACGAGGCCGCCGCCGAGCTTCAGGCGCTCCTCGCCCTTGGCGCCCGGCGCGGCGTGGCAGCCGGCGCAGCCGCCGGCGTTGAACATCCGTTCGCCGTTGGCGAGGTCGGCGACGTGCTGCGGCAGGTCGCCGGCCGCCACCGTCCGCGGCATCGTCAGCACCCAGAACCCCGCCCCGCCCGCGACGGCGAGCACGGCGGCGGTGGCGAGCAGCTTCTTCAACATCGGGACGGCCTCCTACGCGCGATTCCGGAATCGTAGCGCAGTCCTGCCACGGCTCAACTGACGCCTCGGTGACCGATCGGCACGAACCGCGCTCGCCGACCCTGTACAAAACGGGAACATTGCCCTATGGTGCCGCGGGTGCGGAGAAATCGATGGCGAAGCGAACCACCGTCTACGTCTGTCAGGCCTGCGGCGCGGCGACGCCGAAATGGGCGGGCAAGTGCGAATCCTGCGGCGAATGGAACTCGATCGTCAAGGAGGCCGGCGCGCCGCCGGGCCTCGGCGGCGGCGTGGTCGGCCAGAAGGGCCGGCCGATGCGCAAGGGTCGGGTGGTGCCGCTGGTGGGCCTGTCGGGGGCGATCGACAGCGCGCCGCGCATCGCCTCCGGCATCGTCGAGCTCGACCGCGTCACCGGCGGC contains:
- a CDS encoding benzoate/H(+) symporter BenE family transporter; translated protein: MLRSFSVQATSAGLLAAFVGFASSFAVCVNGLVAVGASPAEAASGLMALAVAMGLSGILLSVRFRMPISVAWSTPGAALLATAGAVDGGFPAAVGAFLVVGAAIVVAGLWKPLGRAVAAIPAPLANAMLAGVLLGLCLKPVKAVAAEPVLGLVIVAVWALVARWKRVLAVPAAVIVAVVAIAATTTMPAGVVAGLAPHPVFTVPTLSVSALVGIAVPLFIVTMASQNIPGMAVLNVNGYRPDLGPLLRGTGLFTLLAAPFGGHAVNLAAITAALCAGPDAHPDPSRRWWAAVVCGVAYVVLGLVSGAATAFIAASPPVLIEAVAGLALLGAFGASLSAAMAANEEREAAVVTFVVTASGLSFLGVSGAFWGLLAGGAMLGLARFRRG
- a CDS encoding c-type cytochrome, giving the protein MLKKLLATAAVLAVAGGAGFWVLTMPRTVAAGDLPQHVADLANGERMFNAGGCAGCHAAPGAKGEERLKLGGGLVLATPFGKFHVPNISPDEATGIGGWSTAAFVGAMKNGVDDEGEHLYPAFPYASYTHMRTEDLIDLDGYLRSLPKVANAVPDHELGFPFNVRRGLGLWKLLYLDPAPVVALPADASDAVKRGQYLVEGPGHCGECHTSRSPAGGLDRSKWLAGAPNPEGKGVIPNITGGEGGIADWSEDDIVNALSTGFKPDYDSFGGSMVEVQENISKLPPEDIAAIAAYLKAVPKLPAAAKKDES